A stretch of DNA from Nonlabens ponticola:
AATAGCAAACACATGGGCGAGACGCGAGAGCAGCGTATTGCAGAGTTCCATATCTACAACAACATTCCCGTGGTAGGTTTGCGAGAAGGCAGTTATATCGACGTGCAAGGTGATCAAGAAATACTGCGTGGCGAGCTAGATGCACGCATTTTTGAACAAGAGAAAAACCCATATGAAGTAGCGCCTGGATACGATTTTGCCAGCCTTGCTTAATTCCACTAACTTTAAACGATAACCACACCATCATGAAACTAGACGATATACAACACAAACAAAACGACAGGCGCGGTATCTTCTATTATAAAAAAGAAGATCACACCGTTGCGGAACTTACCTATTCCCTAGAAGATGATGTGATGGTGATTGATCATACTGAGGTGGATACCAAGCTAGAAGGAAAGGGAATGGGTGCCAAAATGGTTGAGAAGAGTTACGCTTTCGCGAAAGCTAACAACTACAAGATTAATCCACTATGTCCATTTGCCGAGGTAGTTTTTGACCGCAATCCAGACTGGAGCAGCGTGCGCGTATGAACCTAGCATATGAGACAGATCGATTGTTGATGCGTCCATACAAATTAAATGATGCGCCTTTCTTGTTTGAGATGAACAACGATGCTGAGGTCATGAAATACACGGGTGATGTTTCATTTGACAACTTGCTAGACGCAGAAGAATATTTGACCGATTACACTGAAAACCCAAAAGGCCAAGTCAAAAAATACGGCATGGGCAGGTTTGCAGCAATAGAAAAAAATACAGGAGATTTTATAGGAATTTCAGGAGTAAAAATTCACGAGGCATCGCAAATATGTGATCTGGGCTACCGATTACTTAAGAGACATTGGGGAAAAGGATTTGCTACTGAGATGGCTGCGGCATCTCTCAAATTTGGTTTTGAAATATGTAAGCAGCAGGAAATTGTTGCTCACGTTCATGAATACAATTTGGGATCACAGCGAGTAGTCGACAAACTGGGATTTACACTAGCCCATAGATTTTTATGGGATGGGCAATTACCTGGACGCTATTATACCATGACAAGAGAACAATATGACAATCAAAGAAATTGAGGCTATAGAAACATATAGCGTGCGACATCCGGTTTTGCGCACTGGACGACCTGTAGAAACATGCAAGATGGATGGTGACGATCTAGAAAGCACCATTCATTTGGGTGCTTATGATGGTGATTTGCTTGTTGGCGTGACCACATTGCTACTCGACTCAATTGCAGAATTAGATTACCTAAACCATTCCAAAGAAAAAACTTACCGCATGCGTGGCATGGGCGTACTTGCCAACCAACAAGGAAATGGTATTGGAAGAAAAATCGTAGAACATGCCGAAAACTTATTACGCGATAATGGGATCAAATTGCTATGGTTCAATGCTCGTATCGTTGCCATACCATTTTACTTGAAATTGGGCTTTATCAAATACGGTAACCAGTTTGATGTGCCCAATGTTGGGCCTCACTATAATATGTATAAAGAATTATGAGATCATTGTTGCTATTACTGTTTTCATGCACGGTTATGACTCAAGCTCAAATGAATGTTGACGATCTGACTGGCCTTGCCGCAAACCCGGCCAATAAATTGGAGCAACTAACGCAGCTCGCACTAGACAAAATCACTGCTGCGGCTGCAAAAGAAGGTATCAAGATCCAGCTGGTATCTGGTTACCGTAGTTTTGCTAGACAGCGTTCTATATGGAATCGCAAATACAAACGCTACCAGTCTCAAGGACTTGAACCTGATGCAATCTTTGATAAGATCGTGGAATATTCGACCGTGCCTGGAACATCAAGACATCATTGGGGTACTGATGTAGATCTTATTGATGGCAATGCGACTTATTCCGGCGATGTTCTAGTTCCCGATAAATTTCACGGCGACGGTCCTTTTTGTGAATTCAAGGACTGGATGGAAGCGCATGCTAGTGATTATGGTTTTGAATTAGTTTATACCAATGCTGGAAATCGCTCAGGTTTCAAATATGAGCCTTGGCATTATAGTTATGCACCCGTATCTAAAGATTATCTAGAGATCTACAATGAGAAAATGGAGTTTGTAACCTTCCTAAGATCACAAGACATCATGGGAATGAATGATATTAGTGACGATAGATTACTGCGATATTTTAAAGAACATATTAATGGTGTAAATCCCAGTTTGAAAACTACAACTACAAAAAGAAAAGAATAATGAAACGAGGCGGCAAAATCAGAATATTCATAGGACTAGCGATAGTCTTATTTGCTCTATATCAATATTACTCTAGTGCGACGACTAATGAATTTACAGGCGAGAAACAGTATGTGGACCTAACTACCGAGGAAGAAATTGCGCTAGGACTTCAGGCAAAACCCAGCATGATGCAACAGCACGGTGGCTTACTTCAAGATATCGAGGCTCAAGCGCTAGTAGATCAAGTAGGTGCTCGACTTATACAAAGTTCTATAGCTAGTGATACCGATTACAATTGGGAATTTCACTTACTGGCAGATAGTCAAACGATTAATGCATTTGCACTACCTGGCGGACAATGTTTTATCACCGCAGCCATGTACAACCAGCTTGAAAATGTGGATCAGCTAGCTGGCGTTATGGGTCATGAAATAGGTCATGTTATCGCTCGCCACAGCGCAGAGCGACTAGAACAACAGAAACTATCACAAGGACTGGTTACAGGCGCATCAGTTGCTGTTGAAGGTGGTGGACAAATGGCAGCTGCCGTGACTCAAATGGTCAATATGAAGTATGGTCGTGAGGACGAATTGCAAAGTGATGATCTAGGTGTGAAAATGATGATGGATGCAGGATTTGATCCATACGAAATGGTAGGTGTGATGGAAATCCTAAAAGCAGCTGGTGGGCCCAACCGCACACCAGAATTTCAAAGCACGCATCCAGATCCTGATAATAGGATTGAAAAGATCAAAGAATCGATAAGGAAATATCAGTAGCTCGCTCGATTAAGTATTAAGTATTAAGTATTAAGTATTAAGTATTAAGTAAAGATGCCTTTTTTAGTGAAGTCCGGAACTATACTTTCATCTCAACCAAGATTTAAATTTAAGTTTCAATTTAATCGTTGAAATAATGATCGCACTTAGAATTGTTTACATTTTAAACATCATCGTGGCAGGACAAATAGCTTATTCAGCTATGTTCAACCCTAAGAATGCTGCGCTTACGACCTTTAGTAATTCCTATCCTGCAACAGATATGATTAGATTAGTAGGTTGTTTGTGGGCAGCGATTACAATTTTATCCATTCTAGGTTTGTGGAAACCCTTTACATTTTCTCCTGTTCTATTACTTCAAGTCATTTATAAAGGATCCTGGCTATTGCTGGTGGCTTTACCGGCCTATCGCAACGACATTCCATTTCCTAAAGCGATGGCGATCTTTTTTATCGTTTGGGTGATTGCTTTGCCCTTTGTTATACCTTGGAAAATTTGGTTTGCATCAAGCTAGTAGAAAAACTGTTCAAGTCTAGTCGAGAACTACCTCTGGAAAGAGATCTCAAATTCCAGGCTCTAAATCTCATTAAGTCAATATCGAGCAACAGTCCACATATGGTTGAACCAAAGAAAATTCTCCGCTTTTCGACTGCACTACGACTTAGCTCAGTGATCATCGCCCTAAGTGGTTGCTGTAATAAAATCATTTTGCCTCACAGCTCATCACTCCTAAGTCATAAGTCATAAGTCATAATTAATTAACTGACTGCTCCACTAAAAGACTTAAAGACAAGCCTTACTCCTCAATCACCACTCTTATTCCTTCGCTATGACTAGAATATTCAGGTGCATACATGCATTCAAGTTGCGTGATACCGTTTGAGAATTGACCAGCGTTGTACGCACGTACATCATATTCAAAAACATAAGTTCCAGGTCTTAATTGATCAAAAAAGAAATTCGTCGCCACATCTTTAGTACTTTGATAGTAACCTAGACCATCATGATATTTGTATTTAGAAAGCACATCTACTGGTTCAAATCCACTGGCGCGCATGTCCTTGAGATGCACAAAATCAAGATCTTTTGTGCTGCGTATTTCTATGCGTACTGTAATCAAATCGCCT
This window harbors:
- a CDS encoding GNAT family N-acetyltransferase, translated to MNLAYETDRLLMRPYKLNDAPFLFEMNNDAEVMKYTGDVSFDNLLDAEEYLTDYTENPKGQVKKYGMGRFAAIEKNTGDFIGISGVKIHEASQICDLGYRLLKRHWGKGFATEMAAASLKFGFEICKQQEIVAHVHEYNLGSQRVVDKLGFTLAHRFLWDGQLPGRYYTMTREQYDNQRN
- a CDS encoding M15 family metallopeptidase, giving the protein MRSLLLLLFSCTVMTQAQMNVDDLTGLAANPANKLEQLTQLALDKITAAAAKEGIKIQLVSGYRSFARQRSIWNRKYKRYQSQGLEPDAIFDKIVEYSTVPGTSRHHWGTDVDLIDGNATYSGDVLVPDKFHGDGPFCEFKDWMEAHASDYGFELVYTNAGNRSGFKYEPWHYSYAPVSKDYLEIYNEKMEFVTFLRSQDIMGMNDISDDRLLRYFKEHINGVNPSLKTTTTKRKE
- a CDS encoding GNAT family N-acetyltransferase, translated to MKLDDIQHKQNDRRGIFYYKKEDHTVAELTYSLEDDVMVIDHTEVDTKLEGKGMGAKMVEKSYAFAKANNYKINPLCPFAEVVFDRNPDWSSVRV
- a CDS encoding M48 family metallopeptidase, with the protein product MKRGGKIRIFIGLAIVLFALYQYYSSATTNEFTGEKQYVDLTTEEEIALGLQAKPSMMQQHGGLLQDIEAQALVDQVGARLIQSSIASDTDYNWEFHLLADSQTINAFALPGGQCFITAAMYNQLENVDQLAGVMGHEIGHVIARHSAERLEQQKLSQGLVTGASVAVEGGGQMAAAVTQMVNMKYGREDELQSDDLGVKMMMDAGFDPYEMVGVMEILKAAGGPNRTPEFQSTHPDPDNRIEKIKESIRKYQ
- a CDS encoding GNAT family N-acetyltransferase — its product is MTIKEIEAIETYSVRHPVLRTGRPVETCKMDGDDLESTIHLGAYDGDLLVGVTTLLLDSIAELDYLNHSKEKTYRMRGMGVLANQQGNGIGRKIVEHAENLLRDNGIKLLWFNARIVAIPFYLKLGFIKYGNQFDVPNVGPHYNMYKEL